Within Desulfomicrobium escambiense DSM 10707, the genomic segment TCCGTTTCCGCTGTATCGATGGGATTTGTTGTATAATGACAAACGTCCAGTCATAATTTGCGAGAACGAGGCGCAGGTTGAGTATCTTCGAGAGAAGCACTCTTGGTTGCTGAAGAGCGTGGGGCTGACGACATGGTCGGGGGGGGAGTCGACTACGATCGACGGAACAGATTGGGGTGCGTTGAATGGTCGTTTGGTAGTTATAATTGTATCCCCAGGAGCAGAAGGCTACAAAAGGGCCAACAAGTTATACCGTGCGATGAAGCGCTTGGGTGTAGGCCCAATCGGCTTCTTGATGCCCCGGGCTAGACTGCAGGCTGATCAAACGTCTGCGAGCGCGATGCTGTCGGCCTTGGATGAGGACATCACGGAATCATTGCTTCAGAAAAACGAGGTCGCGGATAGGGCTGAATTTGTCAAAGATGCGAAGGAACGCTTTGGTTTGGACTTTGACCCGGATTTCGTTGCATCCGCGATCAGCGGAAGCGAATTGGTTGCGTTGCCCTTGTCCGATGCAGAAGTTGTTCTTGGTCCGATGATCATGAAGGGCGACAGGGTTTTGGTTTATGCGCACAGAGGGTCGGGGAAGACGTGGCTGATTTGTTTTATTGCAGTTGCATGTGTGTCAGGAGGATCATTGTTTGTTGGACGCCTTGAAGCTCCTCGCCCACTTCGAGTTCTTGTCATTGATGGTGAGATGGGGGGGAGAGAGTTGCAGAAGCGTTACTCCATGATCTTCAAAGCCATGGGGACCCCGGAGCATTTGCAGGATAATCTCAGGATTATCGCGGCTAGGATTCAGGGAAGAGAGATTCAGCTCGAAACTCCTGAGGAAAGAGAGCGCTTCAAGGAGGACATAGCATGGGCTGATGTGATCATTGCTGACAGCATGTTCTGCCTGTTCCCGAATGCAATGGGGTCTCAGCTTGATGGTGCACGGGGTTTCAATGAGTTCATGCGCGCGAATAGTCTGCAAGGTAAAACGACAATCGTCGTTGACCACACCGGGAAGAATAAGCGCAATTCTTATGGGACGATCGGCAAGGAACTGGGCCTTGAACTTGTTTTGAAGCTCGAAAAGGTGAAGAATCAAGAACTGTTTAGGCTGTCTGTTGAAAAGCACCGGAATCTCGGAAGCAAGGATGTCCAGCCGATAGAGTTCATGCTGAACGTCGATGAAGACGCTGGTATCGCGGAATTGAAATCCTTGTCTGAGATGGAAGAGGACACAGATTCCGAAGGAAAGGATGTGCCCTGCATGACCCGCAAAGATATGCCTTCCAGTGGTGGAGATTGCGATGCTGGGCGCATGCCTTCCGTGTCAACAGATTGTCATGATGCTCCTATCAAACTCGATGACCAGAACTCGAAAATTATTGCAGCCCGGACGGAGAATCCGAATCTAAGCGTCAGGAAACTGGCTTCAATAGTCGGAGTATCCAAGGGGACGGCACATAATCGTCTAAAGAAACTCCAGCAGGCTGGTCTTTTGAGGCCGAAAGGGGCATCTGTCGAGGAGGGTGAGTTCGGAGTTGATGACGATGAAGCTTAGATTGGCTGTCGACTGAACAACATGGTGGCACGTATCCTTTCGCGGGTGCGTGCCATCTTTCTTTTGTGCAGGTTATGGTCGTCGGTAACAGCGCACATGCAGCCTGTGCAACCTTGAAATCTGTATCCGATCTAGAACGTGTAAGCTTCTTGGGCCGTACGACTGGAAACTACGGCCTCCACCCATATTGGGATCTGGCCGACGCCGATCGCGAGCTCCACAATGGGGCCTGGGCAGGGCCGGAAGTCGCATCTATGGCACCATGAGGCAGTGGTAGAAATCTCTGGTTCGCTTCGCCGAGATGGAGAGGGATTTCCTGCGGCCCCTACCGGACATCCCGCCCGAGCTGGCAACCTGGGCGTCGGTGAAGCTGCACGGTAACAGCCATGTCCAGTTCGAAAAATCGTTCTATTCCGCGCCGTTCACGCTGGTGCACAAGTCGCTCTGGTTGCGGGCCACCGAATAGACGGTGCAGATCTTCCACGAACAACAGCTCGTGGCCAGCCACCCCAGAATGTACAAACCCGGCGCACGGAGCACGGTGCAGGACCACCTGCCGCCGGAGGCCAAGGCCTATCTGATGCGTGACCCGCAGTGGTGTCTCGCGCAGGCGGAAAAGGTCGGTGAGCGCTGCCTGGAACTGGTCCACGGTCTCTTTGCACACCGCGTCCTCGACAACCTGCGTGCCGTTCAAGGCCTGCGGCAACTCGGCGGTCGTTACGGCAAACGACGACTGGAGGCGGCCTGCGCCAGAGCCTTGGATCACGAGGCCGGCACGTATCGTAGCGTGAAGAACGTCCTGGAGAAGGGTCTGGATCAGCAAGGCCTGCCCCTGCCCATCGCCTTGCCTGATGCCTACGGCGGAAAATCCCGCTTCTCCCGCAACCCTGAACTGCTCAACTGAAGGACGCATTCATGAATCCCATCCCCCAGCTTACGCCTCATCTGAAACAGCTCCGTCTCTCCGGCATCCTGGACTCTCTGGAGGTCCGCAACCGGCAGACCGTGGAGTAGAAGCTCGCCTACGTGGATTTCCTGGCCTTGCTCATCGAGGACGAGATCGCCCGCCGCGAACAGCGTAAACTCGTCATGCGGCAACGCAGGGCCGGTATCAACACGCATAAGACACTCGAAGGCTACGACTTCACCTTCAACCTCGGAGTGAACCAGGCGCAGATCATGGATCTGGCCACCTGCCGCTACCTGGAGGAGAAAGTCCCGGTGCTCATCGTCGGCCCCTGCGGTACCGGCAAAAGCCACATCGCCCAGGCATTGGGGCGCATCGCCGTACGTCGCGGCTACGACACGGTGTTCTCCTCCCACGCCAAGCTCTTGGGCACAACTCGCCTCGGCGCGGGCAGTGGGCACGTTCGAGCGCAAGCTGGCGGCGCTGACTAAAGCCGATCTGCTCATCATCGACGACTTCAGTCTCAAGCCCATGCGCTCCGGGCAGGATGAGGACTTCCACGACATCATCGCGGACCGCTACGAGCGGCGGCCGACGATCATCAAAAGCAATCTGGACTTCTGGGAGTGGAACGACGCCTTCCACAACAAGCTGTTCGGCGCGGCCACCCTCGACCGGATCAGCCGCATCAAACTGGGCAAATTTTTGTCCGTCCGAAGCCGTCCTAGTGCTCCCCTTAAGGGGAGCACTAGTAATGTCCAGTGGACAGGACAGTGGACAGGTTGGACGGGAAAAATGAAATTTGAAATTTTGGGTTTGGAGAGCTGTTTAAAGTGATCGTTAATAGCCCGAGAGGGTTCCTCTTTGGCAAGTCTGGTGGATGTCAACTTTTCCACCAAGATTATTATATGGCAGATTCAAGAATTTTTTTCAGATGAGACAGGAATTTCAACTATTATTCTATTAGTAAATTTAGGTAATATGGTATTACCTTCTTATTTAATATGATTATTGTTAATAGATTTTTTAATTAGTATACTTAAATAAAAAATAAATACATAATTAATAAATTCACTTTGTAATAAATTATTTGATTAGTATAATATACAGAGAGACAGAGTCAAACTAAGTTAAATATATTCACTCTCATGACAATGAGAAGAATAACAGTCAATCATAAACACATACACGAAAGTGTGAAACAAGACAGTCAGTATCAGTGAGACACGCCACCAGTGTGTCATCAAAATAAAATCAATCATAATCATCCAGAAGAAAACAAGTTTTCAGAATAACTCTCAGAGAGACACGTTAGTGCTCAAACATTGATATCGATATTAGCACACACACGACAATGTGCAAACAGATATATTGGGATTGATATACGCAGAGTGTGTCAGTCTCTTTTTCATTTCAACAAACATAAACAGTATAGGAGGCAGATATGAGAAGACAGAAAGTCATATATGAGAACGAGTATAAGGATCTTCCTATTAACACCAACAAAGAGAAAGGACTAGGATGTCTTAGTTCCTCTCTTCAGAGCTATAGAGAGAAGTTGGACTATATGACTGAGAACCACTCCAAGGTTCAACAAGTCAGATTCGATCTCAGATATCCTTGTGATGACTCTGTTCCATATGACAAGAAGCACATCTCTAGATTCTGCGAGTATATGAAACGATCATTTGATCGAATGGAGACTGGTGGTCACTTGGTGGATATGAAATTAGAATGGGTGCCTGATAAGAAAGATAAATCCTCTCATCCTCACTATCATTGCTTAGCTTTGGTCAATGGAAATGCTATTCAGTCCGAGTATACGGTTTTGAAAAAAGCTGAGCATTATTGGGGAATAGTTTTGAAAAATGATCAGGACGGATTGGTGCACTATTGCAACAAGGACAGGGGTGGCAATAAGCAGGAGAATGGCTTGATGTATCGTCGTGGATCGGCGGATGCTGAGGAAACTTTGGAGAAGATGCAGTATCAGGCTAGCTATATTGCCAAGGCTAGGGACAAGGACGGCTTGCCAAAAGGATCTTGGATCAGAGGAGGATCTCGTATTCCTAAAAACAGATAGTATTCTTGCCTTCATTTCGCTTGGTTCAAATATCCTGCTGAATTCTCTCTTTCGTAATTTCACGTCTATATTTCCCCTGGAATAGATATTTTTTGAGGTCTGCTCAGAGCTATTATTGGCGATCCAGTAGTAGCTGTCTGGGTCGTATATTTTTTTTCACCATTTTACATGGAGGTCGTTATGAGTGATGACAAAAAGAAGGCTAAGGTCAAGCAGAGTGGCATCATGAACATTCGTGGCAAGGAAGTCGCCACCTATCCGGCCATGATCGACTACGCCCACCAGTGTGGGATGCAGAGTCTGGAGGTCGCCGTGCTCCAGTTTCCGCAGGCCTCAAACGAGATGCGCGCCATTTGTGCGGCGCGTCTGGTTACATCCGGTGGACAGGTGTTCGCGGACATCGGAGACGCGAGTCCCGACAATGTCCCCAAGGGGTGCGTGGACAGTTTTGTGCGCATAGCCTCTACTCGTGCCAAGTCACGTGTCCTCTCTGACGCCTTCAATATTCGTAATGCCTTGGAAGGCGGTCAGGAGCAAGATTCAGAGCCTATTCTGCTCACAGCAGTTCAGGATGCGGACAATGTCTATGGCCTGCCGGAAGGCCAGTCTCAGGATAAGAGCGCCTTGAACGGGGGTGGCAACAAGCCTCGTTCAGACAAACAGGTTAACTTGCTGCATCAATGTGCTTCAGGTCGTGGACTAGACCCGGAGGATGTGGTCAGGAATATGTATGGGAAATCGATCGATGATTTGACGGGCAGTGAAGCAAATTTTGCTATTAGGGCGATTAAGAATGGTCAAGTCAGTCTCTGAGCAATGTCCCGAAGAACGATGAATTGTTGCCGATAATAGCTCAATATTGTTGCTGCGATAAGGGTAAAGTCATCGTCATCAGATAGAAGTTACTGAATCTGATATTTTCGAGTACTTTGATAAAAATTGGTGACTGGCAGGTGATCGCGTCCAGCCAGCCACCATCATTGCTCCAGATAACCGCAGTAGACTGATTGCCCAAAAAAGCAAAAACTTGAGTGGTTCGAAATTTTCCGGCAGGTCACACCTGTCAAGGGTATCAAGCTTGATCAGTGCTCTCTACTTTTCTGGAACGGTGAGAGCGCCCATTTTATTGTAGTGTACGTGGGGGTCGCTTAGATTTTGGTTCTTGAATGCTAGATTTAAAAATCTCATATTCTTCTTTGCTCTTGAATATACAGCAATTCCTTTGATCTGCTCTTGATTCTTTAATTTTAGTCCAAAATTTATCGCGTTCTTTAATATTTGGTACATATCCTTCAAAAATACTTCTTCTTTGTCCATTCTCGTCCATTTTCACACATCCAGAAGCGATATAAACGCCTTCTTCAACGGAAAATGCATAACTTTTTGATAGTTTATTGCAAATAATCATGTTTCCCTATCCTGTTTTGCTCTTGTTGATATTGTTCAGTTCCGTGAATTTGCAGAAAATGTTCGCTTATGGAACAATTTTGAATATTAGTCTTTGGTTTTATTTTGTTACGCACTTGAAGGCCTGTTAATCAAATTAATACAGTCATATATTACTTCTTTGAGAGTCCGAAGGAATCCTCACAGAAGCACTTTTGTGGAGATCATTTTTTCCTGCCAACAAAGGAGTGGTCATGCACGATCAAAGTTACTGCTCATCCGAAACAATCAAACTAGCTAAAGCCTTAATACAAGTGCAACGTGTCTTGCAACCTGCAACTAAGGATCGGCTGAACCCTTTCACACATTCTAACTACGCCACCCTCAACAGCGTCATGGATTCCTGCCGTGAAGCGCTGCTTACCAACGGTATCTGGCTTACCCAGTACCCGGTACCCGCCGAGCCTGGGCATCTGGGCTTGGTCACAAAGCTGGTCCACGCCGAATCCGGGCAGTGGCAGTCCTCGCACGCGGTTGTCCCCTTGCCGAAGAACGACCCCCAGGGCCTTGGCATCGCCATGACCTACATTCGGCGCTACTCAATCTCCGCCATGCTCGGCATCGTGACCGAGGACGACACCGACGGGAACTTGCCCAAGGACTCCGGCAAGGGTGGGCAGCGCCAGAAAAGGAATCCCGCCATGCAGGACTCTGCACCTTCTCCGCATCCTTCCGGTCGATCACAGCCAACCCAACTCCCGAAACTCGACGGCATCACCTACCAGGAGATCACCGCCACAGACGGGCAGGTGTGCATCGTGGCCACCGGCAATACCCAGGCCAAGAAGGATCTCCTGGCCGGCGCCGGGTTCAAATGGAATCCTCAACGGAAAATGTGGTGGAAATATGCGCAAGCATCATGAAATTCAATATACAAAAAACAAGCGAAGGCTGCTCCACTCGGGCGGCCTTCGTCATTTTGGAGGGTAGCATGAACGATCCCGCCCAAGCTCAAGTGGACAGGTCCCACGGTCTCATGGCGCTTCTGGCCAAGGGGCTTATCGAATCCTCGGCGCAAAGAACCGCGTCTTCACTGGGTGACCGGAGCCGGTATATCGGCATGTCGGACATAGGTCGCGCCCTAGAGTGCCCTCGTGCAGCCGTGGGTCGCAAGCTCTTCGGGCATGGCGACGACCTTCACCAACACGACCTTGCGGCTGTGCTGGCCAGGCAACTGCGCCTGCAACGCGGCCATTGGTTCGAGGCTGGTATTACCCAAGTCTTCAGGCAGCAACGACTGCCCGTTATTGAGCAACTCGAAATCGTGACGAGCCACCAAGGGGTGCCGATTCGAGCGCACTTGGACTTCGTATTCGCAAGCGAAGTAGGGCAACCCACGGTGCGGATTCTTGAGCTGAAAAGCTGCGAGCAAATCCCACCAACGCTGTATTCTTCGTACGAAACGCAGGTCTACGGTCAGGTCGGGCTGTTGCATGCGCTTTGGGGCCAGCCGGCATTCGGCGTCCATGTTGAAGATAGTCACGGGAAGGCCGGGCTCACGTTTCCGCAGATTTGCAGGGCGAAGCTTGGCATCGAAATGCCCGCCCATCCTTCTACGGTCGACATCGAGGCCTGGGTGCTCTGCCTCTCCATGTCGGATGCCAATGCGTTTGGGCCATACCTGCCGGATGACACCATGCTGGGCCTCTGCCTCAAGGCAGCAGAGGACCTCTGGAACGACGTCGAAGCATCCAGGGATAAGGGCGCTGACCTCGACGACCTGCCCACGGCCCAGGGGTTTCATCCCCTGTGCTCGTGGTGCGAATTCAACGCCGATTGCCCGAAATTTGATGGGCTCGATCAGCCGCAGTGGAGCGATACGCTGGACCTGCTCAAAGATTTGAAGGCCAGACAGGGCGAGTTTGAAGTCGAGATATCGGAAATCGAGGAGGGACTCAGGACCGCTTATGCCTTGAGCGATGTCGGCGGATCCTGGATCAATGCAGGCAGCCATCGCTTCCGGGTCTCGGCGCAAAATGGCAGGCGCACCCTGAACAAGGAGCAATTGCGCTTGGAACTCTCGACTGTCCTTGGTGAGGAGAAGGCGGACGCGATTATCGCCAGGTGCGAGTGGGAGGGAAAGCCCTTTGACCGGCTGACCATCAGCAGGATTAACAAGCGATCGTAGTTCAGAAAATTATCAGCCAAGAAATCCCGGCTACCTGTAACAGGGCGGCCGGGATGTCTATTTTATGGAGCAGAAAATGACCAACACCATTCACGACGAACTTGAAAAACTCCAGGCCGTGGAACTGGACGCAGGGACAGTTTTCAGCGGCAGCCCGTCGGGCAGGATCATCCGGGGCTATGCCAGCTCCTGCAGCTATACACCGACCCCGGATCCTGGCTACATTTTCCACGAGACGAGCCGAGATATCGCAGTTTGGCTGATGAACATTTCCGACCCGCTGTATATCTTCGGTCCCACAGGTAGTGGGAAAACGAGCGCCCTCAAGCAGCTGGCCTCCAGGCTTAACTATCCCGTCTTCGAGGTCACTGGGCACAGCCGCCTGGAGTTCCCCGACCTGGTGGGGCACCTGTCGGTTCGCAACGGCAACATGGAATTCGAATACGGCCCTCTGGCCTTGGCCATGAAATTTGGCGGGTTGTTTCTTCTCAATGAGATCGACCTGCTCGAACCGGCTACGGCCACGGGCCTCAACGGCGTTCTCGATGGTGAGGCGCTGTGCATCGCGGAGAATGGCGGTGAACTCATCATCCCTCACCCAATGTTCCGTTTCGCAGCCACGGCCAATACCAACGGAGGATCCGACGAGACGGGCCTGTATCAGGGAACCCTTCGGCAGAACCTCGCCTTTCTCGATCGCTTCTGGCTGTGCGAGATGGGGTATCCTGCTCGCGACGCCGAGGAGAAGCTCTTGGGCGGATGCTGTCCGAAACTTCCCGAGACCATCCGCAAGAAAATGGTCGAATACGCCAACGAGGTCCGTCGGCTTTTCATGGGCGAGGCCGGTGTCGGAATCGCCAACAGCATCGAGGTCACATTCTCGACTCGGACCCTTCTGCGCTGGGCTGATCTGACCGTGCGATTCCAGCCATTATCCCGGCAAGGAGTGCAGCCGGTGACATACGCTCTGGACCGCGCCCTGGGCTTTCGAGCCACCAGGGAAACCAGGGCCATGCTCCATGAACTCGCCCAGCGCGTCTTCCCGCAGTCCATGGGGGAGTAGAAAGGAGTGCTGCTGCTGAAACACAAAAAGATGCGCCCACTCCCGACGACCTGACCAAAGTGCGCCAAGCCATGACCTCGGTCCTTCAGGCCATGGTTGCCAACCCCTCCTACCTGACAACCTGCGCCCATCCTCCATCCGTTCTCCTGGAAAAACCCACGCCACATGGTGGCAAGTTCTGGAAAGCCGTGACGCACCCAAACGACTTGGCCCTGCAGTGGGGACGACTCAACACCGCCGGTCAAGGCCGCGTCCTGGAACTGGCCAGATGCGCCAGGGGCAATCCGGTGCAGGAGATGATGGATAGGGCTCTGGCCAAGATCCATGAAGGATACCGGCTTTGCTGGGTCACATTTTGAAAATCAACATAACTAACCAAAGTGAGCATTTATATGAATAGAGCTCAATCGGATTTCCCTTTCCACCGGTCCATCGAACTGGCCAAGCAGGTTCCCGAGACTGGGTTTCGCTATCACTGGAAAGCCGAGGTCAACACCTTGGGGCTGACCATCCGCATGTGGGTGGGAGGTTTTGATAGCAAGCCATTTGAGACCTGCGTCACCCGGACCATCAAAAGCCGGGAGTGCAAGAACGAATGCCCCATCCAGGAGATGTGGCGTAGGGTGCTGGTCAAGATCGACCGGCAGGACTTCATCATCGTGAACGGAAATTAGGGCGCCACACCAGGCGCTCTTTTTATTTGAGGAGAAGAACATGAACACGCAAACCGACATCAAGGTCTTGGACAGCCTCCTGGCCCTGCACCTTGAGGTGAATATCTGGACGGCACGCAAGAAATTGAGCCCCGAGGACTTTGCCGGGGCCACGTTACCCCCCGAGGATCTGGCGTCCCTGGGCAGCAAGAGGGTCTGCGATCCGGAAGCCCTGCGGGTCTTCGGGACCTTGAAGGCCAGGGCCGTGAGCCTTCTGGACAGGCATGGTATCCGCTTCCTTGGCGGATGGGCCATCCCCGAGAGCCAGGCGGACGCCATCGTGACCGAGCTTGATCAGATCCTGCAGGACTTCAACGCTGCCAAGGAGGATTTCCTGTCGCGCTACGATGAATCCGTTCGGGACTGGATCGCTAAACACTCGGGCTGGGAGCAGATCATCGCCGATTCGACCGTCAGCGCTGACTATGTCCGAAGCCGAATGGGCTTCATCTGGCGGCTTTACCGCATCGTTCCCCCCAATGCGGCAGACCCGGTCATGAAAGGACTCAAGGACGAGGTCGCGAGCCTGGGTCAGACCCTGTTCGGCGAGGTTTCCAAGGCGGCCACGGAGGCCTGGCACAAATGTTTTGCCGGAAAGACCGAGATCACCCGTAAGGCTCTCTCGCCCCTGCGGACCATCCATCAGAAACTCTCGGGCCTGAGCTGCGTCGAGCCGAGGGTATCTCCGGTTGCGGACCTCATTCACACTGCGTTCGAACACTTGCCCAAACGCGGCAGGATCGAAGGTGCGAACCTGCTCATGCTTCAGGGCCTCGTCTCCCTGCTGCGGGACACGGACGCCCTCATCGAGCATGGACAGAAGATAATGGACGGAACGACTTCCAAGAACCTTCTGTCGCTTCTGGTCGAAGGGCAGGGGGAGATGCCGGAGTTGGATGTCCAGGAGGAAGTGGACATCCTGCCCACGGTGGACGATTTGCCGCCGATATTCCCGGACATTCCCATGCAACCGGTACTGCCCAACTGCGGGCTTTGGTAATGATGAACATATTCACCCGATCAGCCCTGGAGTCACAAGCTCCGGGGCTTTTCGCATTTGGAGGCACAGATGATCGACACACGGGCCGTAATGCGCTCGCTGCCCTTGGTGGCAAGCGTGCTCGGCAGAAAATACGGAGTGAAAGTCGAGATAGGAGGTACTGACGCCTATACGGACGGCACGGTCATCCGTCTGCCGTCCTTGCCGGGCGATGTACCGGAAACCCTTCTGGCCATGGCTCGCGGATACCTGGACCACGAGGCCGGACATGTTCGGGATACGGATTTCCAGGCCTTGAAGGACGCTTCGCTCATGCCGATCGAAAAACATGTGTGGAACACCTTGGAGGATTGGCGCGTTGAGCACAAACTCGCGTCCATATTCCCTGGATGCCGCCAGAACTTCGATTGGCTGATCTCGCATGTTTTCGGCACGGAGACGGAAGACGAGCCTGCCCAACCTGCGGCTATCATTCTTAACTGGCTCCTGCTCGAAATCCGGTCCTGGGATGTCCAGGCCCTGTCAAGCAAGCGGGACATTCTGGCTGGACAGTTGGACACGGTTTTTCCGGGGATAAGGCCGAAGATTGGACGCGTGCTCACCGTGGTTCGAACCAGATGCCGTTCGACCCAGGACGCCATAGACTTCGCCCGTGAAATTGTGCGTATTCTGGATCAGTACGCGAATTCAACCGAACAGCCAGTGTCGCCTAATCAGGACGAAC encodes:
- a CDS encoding AAA family ATPase; this translates as MSNAETTIFWTYGAADSASEELERDLINRKTQDPLTLLPMLKVFHPNGHLEGNVFCSDWLRVFLGEGQCGFWTMKRPGEKSTPMDGRLAQIAGTMSFESYGCRHLGFIKNMAYKELARRGNVSTSKAERYKYGYKPGCSRVHSFDKSMLDRTPREKNPVQDHGFTLKSVYFYPTLDNKVTFCTCYFQSPEGEIEKLPLTLWKTASGRFIFDWLHPLDPFPLYRWDLLYNDKRPVIICENEAQVEYLREKHSWLLKSVGLTTWSGGESTTIDGTDWGALNGRLVVIIVSPGAEGYKRANKLYRAMKRLGVGPIGFLMPRARLQADQTSASAMLSALDEDITESLLQKNEVADRAEFVKDAKERFGLDFDPDFVASAISGSELVALPLSDAEVVLGPMIMKGDRVLVYAHRGSGKTWLICFIAVACVSGGSLFVGRLEAPRPLRVLVIDGEMGGRELQKRYSMIFKAMGTPEHLQDNLRIIAARIQGREIQLETPEERERFKEDIAWADVIIADSMFCLFPNAMGSQLDGARGFNEFMRANSLQGKTTIVVDHTGKNKRNSYGTIGKELGLELVLKLEKVKNQELFRLSVEKHRNLGSKDVQPIEFMLNVDEDAGIAELKSLSEMEEDTDSEGKDVPCMTRKDMPSSGGDCDAGRMPSVSTDCHDAPIKLDDQNSKIIAARTENPNLSVRKLASIVGVSKGTAHNRLKKLQQAGLLRPKGASVEEGEFGVDDDEA
- a CDS encoding ATP-binding protein, producing MGTFERKLAALTKADLLIIDDFSLKPMRSGQDEDFHDIIADRYERRPTIIKSNLDFWEWNDAFHNKLFGAATLDRISRIKLGKFLSVRSRPSAPLKGSTSNVQWTGQWTGWTGKMKFEILGLESCLK
- a CDS encoding Mu transposase domain-containing protein, whose translation is MERDFLRPLPDIPPELATWASVKLHGNSHVQFEKSFYSAPFTLVHKSLWLRATE
- a CDS encoding ERF family protein, yielding MHDQSYCSSETIKLAKALIQVQRVLQPATKDRLNPFTHSNYATLNSVMDSCREALLTNGIWLTQYPVPAEPGHLGLVTKLVHAESGQWQSSHAVVPLPKNDPQGLGIAMTYIRRYSISAMLGIVTEDDTDGNLPKDSGKGGQRQKRNPAMQDSAPSPHPSGRSQPTQLPKLDGITYQEITATDGQVCIVATGNTQAKKDLLAGAGFKWNPQRKMWWKYAQAS
- a CDS encoding ATP-binding protein — encoded protein: MDFLALLIEDEIARREQRKLVMRQRRAGINTHKTLEGYDFTFNLGVNQAQIMDLATCRYLEEKVPVLIVGPCGTGKSHIAQALGRIAVRRGYDTVFSSHAKLLGTTRLGAGSGHVRAQAGGAD
- a CDS encoding YagK/YfjJ domain-containing protein translates to MRRQKVIYENEYKDLPINTNKEKGLGCLSSSLQSYREKLDYMTENHSKVQQVRFDLRYPCDDSVPYDKKHISRFCEYMKRSFDRMETGGHLVDMKLEWVPDKKDKSSHPHYHCLALVNGNAIQSEYTVLKKAEHYWGIVLKNDQDGLVHYCNKDRGGNKQENGLMYRRGSADAEETLEKMQYQASYIAKARDKDGLPKGSWIRGGSRIPKNR
- a CDS encoding AAA family ATPase is translated as MTNTIHDELEKLQAVELDAGTVFSGSPSGRIIRGYASSCSYTPTPDPGYIFHETSRDIAVWLMNISDPLYIFGPTGSGKTSALKQLASRLNYPVFEVTGHSRLEFPDLVGHLSVRNGNMEFEYGPLALAMKFGGLFLLNEIDLLEPATATGLNGVLDGEALCIAENGGELIIPHPMFRFAATANTNGGSDETGLYQGTLRQNLAFLDRFWLCEMGYPARDAEEKLLGGCCPKLPETIRKKMVEYANEVRRLFMGEAGVGIANSIEVTFSTRTLLRWADLTVRFQPLSRQGVQPVTYALDRALGFRATRETRAMLHELAQRVFPQSMGE
- a CDS encoding DUF3150 domain-containing protein encodes the protein MNTQTDIKVLDSLLALHLEVNIWTARKKLSPEDFAGATLPPEDLASLGSKRVCDPEALRVFGTLKARAVSLLDRHGIRFLGGWAIPESQADAIVTELDQILQDFNAAKEDFLSRYDESVRDWIAKHSGWEQIIADSTVSADYVRSRMGFIWRLYRIVPPNAADPVMKGLKDEVASLGQTLFGEVSKAATEAWHKCFAGKTEITRKALSPLRTIHQKLSGLSCVEPRVSPVADLIHTAFEHLPKRGRIEGANLLMLQGLVSLLRDTDALIEHGQKIMDGTTSKNLLSLLVEGQGEMPELDVQEEVDILPTVDDLPPIFPDIPMQPVLPNCGLW